The Fimbriimonas ginsengisoli Gsoil 348 genome window below encodes:
- a CDS encoding winged helix DNA-binding domain-containing protein — protein sequence MIITQDQARRLILGQQGLIVAFAQPLEAVRAMVAVQTQYAASLPVAVAARLRKGRPGWEDDALSVGGSLVKSWSVRNTLHAHLPEDHRLILGTMGDHAYRRYLKWARDYHGLEVDRLEAEMIAALSNGPLSREQLHDHVPIFRGLPGIGWGLDVMGLALKRRVCIVGRGSEQCFALLEPGEAPRNLGGLLRRYLEAFGPATLSDFYRWSGLSAAESKLALNEAGDLERLTVEGMKGERLALPGQLDAIPEGSLGVKLLAKFDPLILAHRDKTLFLPEKHHRHVFRIAGQVEAVVLSDGIACATWRLIRKGKKASIAIDPIRPLKPRESGRLAKEAASLVKKLGLVFDGLST from the coding sequence ATGATCATCACCCAAGACCAAGCGCGGCGCCTGATCCTGGGGCAACAAGGGCTGATCGTTGCGTTCGCCCAGCCTCTGGAAGCGGTTCGGGCCATGGTCGCGGTGCAGACGCAGTACGCCGCTTCCCTTCCGGTCGCGGTCGCGGCCCGGCTGCGAAAGGGGCGGCCGGGGTGGGAAGACGATGCGCTCTCGGTTGGCGGAAGCCTCGTAAAGAGCTGGAGCGTGCGGAACACCTTGCACGCTCACCTTCCGGAGGATCACCGCTTGATCCTTGGCACGATGGGCGACCATGCTTACCGTCGCTACCTCAAGTGGGCGCGCGACTACCATGGCCTCGAAGTCGATCGTCTGGAGGCCGAAATGATCGCCGCGTTGAGCAACGGTCCTCTTTCGCGCGAGCAGCTCCACGACCACGTCCCCATCTTTCGCGGTCTGCCCGGCATCGGCTGGGGCTTGGACGTGATGGGGCTGGCCCTCAAACGCCGCGTCTGCATCGTCGGCCGGGGGAGCGAGCAATGTTTCGCCTTGCTCGAACCGGGCGAGGCGCCGCGAAACCTGGGCGGCCTCCTGCGCCGATACCTCGAGGCGTTCGGTCCGGCAACCTTGTCCGATTTCTACCGCTGGTCCGGACTCTCCGCCGCCGAATCGAAGCTGGCGCTGAACGAGGCGGGCGATCTCGAACGGCTGACGGTCGAGGGAATGAAGGGAGAGCGCCTCGCCCTTCCCGGCCAGCTCGACGCGATCCCGGAAGGCTCGCTGGGGGTGAAGCTCCTCGCAAAGTTCGACCCGCTCATCCTGGCGCACCGCGACAAAACTCTGTTTCTCCCGGAGAAGCACCACCGGCACGTGTTCCGTATCGCCGGCCAAGTGGAAGCCGTCGTCCTCTCCGACGGAATCGCCTGCGCCACCTGGCGACTCATTCGCAAGGGGAAAAAAGCTTCGATCGCCATCGACCCGATCCGCCCCCTCAAACCCCGTGAGTCGGGCCGGTTGGCGAAAGAAGCGGCGAGCCTGGTGAAAAAGCTTGGCCTCGTCTTCGACGGCCTGTCAACGTAG
- the rnc gene encoding ribonuclease III, whose translation MIPKQIPLRNEEIFKLAMRHRSAAPTNPVADSYERLEFFGDSVLGLVVAQYLYEHHPTWDQGMLSKAKSSVVKEEPLADVALKLGLQEFIELSPSEEATGGRMRPSILADTVEAIIGGIYLESGLEVARWFVLEQLHPYIMRISGGDVSPDDFKSKLQEVAQAIWRKSPSYRVAKESGFAHERRFHVQVIFDEEVIGEGSGRSKKEAEQDAARDALAVIDRYRRDRERGREAKEDPYL comes from the coding sequence ATGATTCCAAAGCAGATCCCCCTCCGCAACGAAGAGATCTTCAAGCTCGCGATGCGCCATCGAAGCGCCGCCCCGACTAATCCGGTGGCGGACAGCTACGAGCGCCTCGAGTTTTTTGGCGACTCCGTGTTGGGGCTGGTGGTGGCGCAGTATCTCTACGAGCACCACCCGACCTGGGACCAGGGAATGCTTTCGAAGGCAAAGTCGAGCGTGGTCAAAGAGGAGCCGCTCGCCGACGTCGCCCTCAAACTCGGTCTCCAAGAATTCATCGAGCTCAGCCCGAGCGAGGAAGCGACCGGGGGTCGAATGCGCCCGTCAATCCTCGCCGACACCGTCGAGGCAATCATCGGCGGGATCTATCTGGAGTCCGGTCTCGAAGTCGCCCGCTGGTTCGTCTTGGAGCAGCTTCACCCGTACATCATGCGGATCAGCGGCGGCGACGTCTCGCCGGACGACTTCAAATCTAAGCTGCAGGAAGTCGCCCAGGCGATCTGGCGCAAATCCCCCTCGTACCGTGTCGCCAAAGAGAGCGGCTTCGCCCACGAGCGCCGCTTCCACGTGCAGGTGATCTTCGACGAGGAAGTGATCGGCGAGGGCTCGGGGCGAAGTAAGAAGGAAGCCGAGCAGGATGCCGCCCGCGACGCGCTCGCGGTGATCGATCGTTACCGCCGAGACCGCGAGCGAGGCCGCGAAGCTAAGGAAGACCCGTACCTGTAG
- a CDS encoding pyridoxal phosphate-dependent aminotransferase: MNTLSLSSRAGLLKPSPTLGITAKANAMKAEGIDVIGFGAGEPDFPTPEPIVRAAIDALEKGFTKYTPSAGIKELREAIAAKLLRENGLSYTPDQIVTSCGAKHSVYNTMQVLLDAGDEVILIAPYWMTYADQIRLAGGVPVVIHTTGDANFVPTYDQLKAAVTPRTKAIVVNSPSNPSGAVLPRQTLKEIATLALRHGLWIVADEIYERLVYGGATAPSIGSLGNDVFEQTITINGCSKTYSMTGWRIGYAAAPLPVAKAMSNLQDQVTSGPTTFAQKGAIEAYNLPNEAVEGMRAEFESRRDLIVGLLRQIPGIKVPEPQGAFYVFPDVSAYLGNDLATDDDLASYLLTEAKVAVVPGSVFEGNGHIRLSYATSRKDIERGVARIAEALGRRTA; this comes from the coding sequence GTGAACACCCTCAGCCTCTCTTCGCGCGCGGGGCTCCTCAAGCCCTCCCCTACTCTCGGCATCACGGCCAAGGCCAACGCGATGAAAGCGGAGGGGATCGATGTCATCGGATTCGGCGCCGGCGAGCCCGATTTCCCGACCCCAGAACCGATCGTCCGAGCGGCGATCGACGCGCTCGAAAAGGGATTCACTAAATACACCCCCAGCGCCGGCATCAAAGAGCTTCGGGAGGCGATCGCCGCCAAGTTGCTGCGAGAGAACGGCCTTAGCTACACGCCGGATCAGATCGTGACAAGTTGCGGTGCCAAGCACTCGGTGTACAACACCATGCAGGTGTTGCTGGACGCGGGGGACGAGGTCATTCTCATCGCTCCGTACTGGATGACTTACGCCGACCAAATCCGACTCGCCGGTGGGGTTCCGGTAGTCATTCACACCACCGGCGACGCGAATTTCGTTCCGACTTACGATCAGCTAAAGGCCGCCGTTACGCCTCGAACCAAAGCGATCGTTGTGAACTCGCCCAGCAACCCAAGCGGCGCGGTTCTCCCTCGGCAAACCCTCAAGGAGATCGCTACCTTGGCGTTGCGGCACGGTCTCTGGATCGTCGCCGACGAGATTTACGAGCGCTTGGTCTACGGTGGGGCAACCGCTCCCTCGATCGGCTCACTTGGCAACGACGTATTCGAGCAGACGATCACCATCAACGGCTGCAGCAAGACCTATTCGATGACCGGTTGGCGTATCGGGTACGCCGCGGCGCCGCTTCCGGTCGCGAAAGCGATGAGCAATCTCCAGGACCAGGTCACAAGCGGTCCGACCACTTTCGCCCAGAAAGGGGCAATTGAGGCTTACAACTTGCCGAACGAAGCGGTGGAGGGGATGCGCGCCGAATTCGAATCGCGCCGTGATCTCATCGTCGGGCTTCTCCGGCAGATTCCCGGCATCAAGGTGCCGGAGCCGCAGGGCGCCTTTTACGTTTTCCCGGACGTTTCCGCATACTTGGGCAACGATCTTGCGACGGATGACGACCTTGCTTCGTACTTGCTCACAGAGGCAAAGGTCGCCGTTGTTCCAGGATCCGTGTTTGAGGGGAACGGGCACATCCGATTGAGCTACGCGACAAGCCGAAAAGATATCGAGCGAGGTGTCGCGCGTATTGCGGAGGCCCTCGGTCGCCGCACCGCATGA
- a CDS encoding FecCD family ABC transporter permease, with product MTPQNGARHRPGRTLIVLACVVVLLFLVHVGIGTHEWYTPWKILGEIFRGPGGEEASVVVWQNRLPRACMCFFVGAILGVVGSAFQAQFRNPLADPFIVGVSSGSAIGGVVALLVGIGAWMGGLGTALFGFVGGMLSLALVLALARRRGVIDVTSLLLAGVVLGSFLSSVLTLTLLLAGKDTNRVLTWLSGSLSESFWSKVYLLAAAFAAGTVILVRQSRLLNALALGEEEAARLGVDPVRLRNIVLTTGTAMTAAAVGSVGIIGFVGLVSAHISRRLIGVDWRWSLTGAGLVGAGLLLASDLIAQRALSVLTQTIGFDVPVGIVTAILGAPVLLVLLRRKP from the coding sequence GTGACCCCGCAGAATGGAGCGCGACACCGCCCCGGCCGGACCCTGATCGTCCTGGCCTGCGTCGTCGTGCTGCTATTCCTCGTGCACGTTGGGATCGGAACGCACGAGTGGTACACGCCTTGGAAAATCCTGGGCGAAATCTTCCGTGGCCCGGGGGGCGAGGAAGCCAGTGTGGTGGTGTGGCAGAACCGCCTTCCGCGAGCCTGTATGTGCTTCTTCGTTGGCGCGATTTTGGGTGTGGTTGGGTCCGCCTTTCAGGCACAGTTTCGTAATCCTTTGGCCGATCCGTTCATCGTCGGTGTCTCTTCAGGATCGGCGATCGGGGGAGTGGTCGCCCTTCTGGTGGGAATTGGCGCTTGGATGGGCGGATTGGGTACCGCGCTGTTCGGGTTCGTCGGAGGAATGCTCTCCTTGGCGCTCGTATTGGCGTTGGCGCGCCGACGGGGAGTGATCGACGTGACAAGCCTCCTTCTCGCCGGCGTGGTGCTGGGATCGTTCTTGTCCTCGGTGCTGACCCTTACGCTATTGCTCGCGGGAAAGGATACGAATCGGGTGCTCACCTGGCTGTCGGGGAGCTTGAGCGAATCGTTTTGGAGCAAGGTCTATCTGTTGGCCGCCGCGTTTGCGGCGGGCACCGTGATCCTGGTTCGTCAGAGCCGTTTGCTGAACGCGCTTGCGCTGGGAGAAGAAGAAGCCGCTCGCCTGGGCGTCGACCCGGTTCGTCTCCGGAACATCGTGCTGACGACCGGCACCGCGATGACGGCGGCCGCTGTGGGATCGGTCGGGATTATCGGATTCGTGGGTCTGGTATCCGCCCACATTTCCCGCCGATTGATCGGCGTCGACTGGCGGTGGTCCCTCACCGGCGCCGGATTAGTAGGGGCGGGACTCCTTCTGGCTTCGGACCTGATCGCGCAACGGGCCCTGAGCGTACTCACCCAAACAATCGGCTTCGACGTCCCCGTCGGCATCGTCACCGCCATCCTAGGCGCCCCGGTGCTGCTGGTCTTACTGCGGCGGAAGCCGTAG
- a CDS encoding type II toxin-antitoxin system Phd/YefM family antitoxin — MIRVSAKELHDRTQELLASVRSGETVEVTESEQTIARILPVEKSYLELRIQEMARQGLLRLPLQPFDPDSMRPIELKSGQNLNLVEALIEDREDRC; from the coding sequence GTGATCCGGGTCAGCGCCAAAGAGCTGCACGACCGAACGCAGGAATTATTGGCCAGCGTCCGGTCCGGGGAGACAGTCGAAGTCACGGAGTCTGAGCAAACGATCGCCCGAATCCTGCCAGTTGAGAAGTCCTACTTAGAACTGCGAATCCAGGAAATGGCCCGCCAAGGTCTTTTGCGACTACCATTGCAGCCCTTCGATCCCGACTCGATGCGACCCATCGAACTCAAATCTGGACAAAACCTCAACTTGGTCGAAGCTCTTATCGAGGATCGAGAAGATCGCTGCTGA
- a CDS encoding DNA gyrase/topoisomerase IV subunit B: MSDNNTPPQDDQLQHIEAITSKVEGDYNASQIQVLEGLEAVRKRPGMYVGDNGKRGLHQLFKEVLDNSVDEALAGYCDQITVTRHADNSLSVQDNGRGIPVDKHEKMGVSALQVVMTVLHAGGKFGGESSGYKTAGGLHGVGVSCTNALSTWMETTVKRNGKVYRQRFEKGIPQGDVKELGKAADDKTGTTQHWLADPTILTEIEYDVHILKTRMKELAYLNAKVRFEFIDEQNPENNEVFHYQRGIPQLVEDLNDGKDTLHPVIFFRRVKENTEIEVALQYHDGYNQTLLAFSNNIHNPDGGTHVSGFNAALTRVVNAYARKMGFLKEKDSNLTSDDITSGLTAVISLRLENPSYNSQDKVKLVTPEVQGQTNSLVGDGLTTFFEETPNVAKRIVDKAIQEQRAREAARKAAESIRRGNAMDSFGLPGKLSDCISKNREECELFLVEGDSAGGSAKGARDRQTQAVLPLRGKILNVERARLDKALDNEEIKSLIAALGVGIDLTMGRNSSPEVLETDGDFEMVVGDPSESNGNGKKKDKKDRADEITFDANKLRYSKIIIMTDADVDGEHIRTLLLTFFYRYMKPLMLNGNIYLAQPPLYVVKVGNNERYYAGTEKERDDIIKGLKKKRDPLVTRFKGLGEMNAEQLEETTMNPANRRLVQVKLDKQFEMEIEQMFSRLMGEKVEPRREFIEKHAKQAHNVDWHY, encoded by the coding sequence ATGTCTGACAATAACACCCCTCCGCAAGACGACCAGCTCCAGCACATCGAGGCCATCACGAGCAAGGTCGAGGGCGATTATAACGCCTCACAGATCCAGGTTTTGGAAGGTCTCGAAGCCGTTCGAAAACGCCCCGGCATGTACGTGGGCGACAACGGCAAGCGAGGTCTGCACCAGCTTTTCAAAGAAGTCCTCGACAACTCGGTCGACGAAGCGCTCGCTGGATACTGCGACCAGATCACCGTCACGCGCCATGCCGACAACTCGCTGAGCGTTCAAGACAACGGCCGGGGAATCCCCGTCGACAAGCACGAGAAGATGGGCGTCTCGGCCCTCCAGGTCGTCATGACCGTGCTCCACGCCGGCGGTAAGTTCGGCGGTGAGAGCAGCGGCTATAAGACGGCGGGCGGCCTCCACGGCGTCGGGGTCTCGTGTACCAACGCCCTGTCGACCTGGATGGAGACGACGGTCAAGCGAAACGGCAAGGTTTACCGCCAGCGATTCGAGAAAGGTATCCCGCAAGGCGACGTAAAAGAGCTTGGCAAGGCGGCGGACGACAAGACCGGCACCACCCAGCACTGGCTCGCCGACCCGACGATTCTCACCGAGATCGAGTACGACGTCCACATTCTCAAGACCCGAATGAAAGAGCTGGCGTACCTGAACGCCAAGGTTCGGTTCGAGTTTATCGACGAGCAGAATCCCGAGAATAACGAAGTCTTCCACTACCAGCGCGGCATCCCGCAGCTCGTCGAGGACCTGAACGACGGTAAGGACACCCTTCACCCGGTCATCTTCTTCCGCCGCGTCAAAGAGAACACCGAGATCGAAGTCGCGCTGCAGTATCACGACGGTTACAACCAGACGCTGCTCGCCTTCTCGAACAACATCCACAATCCCGACGGCGGCACCCACGTCTCCGGCTTCAACGCGGCGTTGACCCGCGTCGTCAACGCCTACGCCCGTAAGATGGGATTCCTGAAGGAGAAGGACAGCAACCTGACCTCGGACGACATCACGTCCGGTCTAACCGCCGTCATCTCGCTTCGACTGGAGAATCCGTCCTACAACTCGCAAGACAAGGTCAAGTTGGTAACCCCCGAAGTTCAGGGGCAGACCAACTCGCTCGTCGGCGACGGCCTAACGACGTTCTTCGAGGAAACTCCCAACGTCGCCAAGCGAATCGTCGATAAGGCGATCCAGGAGCAACGCGCCCGTGAAGCCGCTCGCAAAGCGGCGGAGAGCATCCGGCGCGGCAATGCGATGGACTCGTTCGGTCTCCCCGGCAAGCTGAGCGACTGCATCAGTAAGAACCGGGAGGAGTGCGAACTGTTCCTCGTTGAGGGCGACTCGGCCGGTGGCTCCGCCAAGGGCGCCCGTGACCGGCAAACACAGGCGGTGCTCCCGCTCCGAGGAAAGATCCTCAACGTCGAACGGGCTCGACTCGATAAAGCACTGGACAACGAGGAAATCAAGTCGCTCATCGCCGCCCTGGGCGTCGGCATCGACCTCACGATGGGCCGGAATTCCTCGCCGGAAGTGTTGGAAACGGACGGGGACTTTGAGATGGTCGTCGGCGATCCCTCCGAGTCCAACGGCAACGGTAAAAAGAAAGATAAGAAAGACCGGGCCGACGAGATCACCTTCGACGCCAACAAGCTGCGCTACAGCAAGATCATCATCATGACCGACGCCGACGTCGACGGCGAGCATATCCGCACGCTGCTCCTCACGTTCTTCTACCGGTACATGAAACCGCTGATGCTGAACGGAAACATCTACTTGGCGCAGCCTCCGCTCTACGTGGTCAAGGTCGGCAACAATGAGCGGTACTACGCGGGTACCGAGAAGGAGCGCGACGACATCATCAAGGGACTCAAGAAGAAGCGCGATCCGCTGGTGACCCGGTTTAAGGGTCTCGGCGAGATGAACGCCGAGCAGCTTGAAGAGACGACCATGAACCCAGCGAACCGCCGCTTGGTGCAGGTCAAGCTCGACAAGCAATTCGAGATGGAGATCGAGCAGATGTTTTCCCGTCTCATGGGTGAGAAAGTCGAACCCCGACGCGAGTTCATCGAGAAGCACGCCAAGCAGGCGCACAACGTCGACTGGCACTATTGA
- a CDS encoding ATP-binding protein has translation MIHRSAARIVREALADTPVVLVHGPRQAGKSTLAQAVADELGGFRRLNLDDALPRARAVEDPTDFIETLAGPALIDEVQRAPGIFLPIKSSVDRDRRPGRFLLTGSSNILALPKLADSLAGRMAIIDLLPLSQGEVEGHSEPTFLDRLFDGEPIEFEGSGVPDLAERIVRGGFPEARARASSQRRDAWFEDYSRTLLERDVRDLANIEGLVQMPRVLRLLAARAGQTINVLSLARDTGIPNTSLHRYLDLLKGVFLLHFVPAWSDDRGTRLTRSPKAYLVDTGLLAYLDNVSIKSLASNRDELDLVAENFVAMELIKLAKTSGARVELHHLRTVKQLEVDFVLEARGGDVVGIEVKASPSIRPEDADGLKFLKELAGDRFRRGIVLYTGREVQPFGKDMIALPIDALWGL, from the coding sequence GTGATTCATCGCTCCGCGGCGCGGATTGTTCGGGAAGCGTTGGCGGATACGCCCGTCGTGCTCGTACACGGCCCAAGGCAAGCCGGAAAGAGCACCTTAGCTCAGGCGGTCGCCGACGAACTGGGCGGGTTTCGACGCCTTAACCTTGACGACGCGCTTCCACGCGCTCGCGCCGTGGAAGACCCGACCGACTTCATCGAGACGCTTGCCGGCCCGGCGCTGATCGACGAGGTGCAGCGAGCGCCGGGAATCTTCCTTCCGATCAAGTCGAGTGTCGACCGAGATCGTAGACCCGGCCGATTTCTCCTCACCGGCTCCTCGAACATCCTTGCTCTGCCAAAGCTTGCGGACTCTCTCGCCGGGCGTATGGCGATCATCGATCTCCTCCCCCTCTCTCAAGGCGAAGTGGAAGGTCACTCAGAACCCACCTTCTTGGACCGCCTCTTCGATGGCGAGCCGATCGAGTTCGAGGGAAGCGGGGTTCCCGATCTAGCCGAACGGATCGTTCGGGGCGGGTTTCCCGAAGCTCGGGCTCGAGCGAGCTCCCAAAGAAGGGACGCCTGGTTCGAGGATTATTCCCGGACGTTGCTCGAACGGGACGTCCGCGATCTCGCCAACATCGAGGGGCTCGTGCAAATGCCGCGCGTGTTGCGCCTGCTCGCCGCCCGGGCGGGCCAAACGATCAACGTGCTTAGTCTGGCCCGCGACACCGGAATTCCGAACACGTCGCTCCACCGCTACCTGGATCTGTTGAAGGGGGTCTTTCTTCTCCACTTCGTCCCCGCCTGGTCGGACGATCGCGGCACGCGCCTAACCCGTTCGCCGAAGGCGTACCTTGTGGATACCGGCCTCCTCGCTTACCTCGACAACGTTTCCATCAAATCGCTGGCGTCCAACCGCGACGAACTCGACCTTGTGGCCGAAAACTTCGTGGCGATGGAGCTAATCAAGCTGGCGAAGACGTCTGGGGCACGCGTGGAGCTGCACCACCTACGGACCGTAAAGCAGTTGGAGGTCGACTTCGTCTTAGAAGCCCGCGGCGGCGACGTGGTCGGGATCGAAGTTAAGGCCTCGCCGAGCATCCGCCCCGAAGATGCCGATGGGCTCAAGTTCTTAAAGGAGCTAGCCGGCGACCGCTTCCGTCGCGGCATCGTCCTGTATACCGGCCGCGAAGTACAACCGTTCGGTAAAGACATGATCGCGCTGCCGATCGACGCGTTATGGGGCTTGTAG
- a CDS encoding C40 family peptidase translates to MRTPGSTLTIVSAFCILSAVAPAASGDRIVLGNVGKANSAASIHTRPNSRSSVYYKVKPDAYLIVRSFRSAAWMQVYMNNGAYGYVESKLVTQLPYEVTGKAPARSTRGYLASRGSRTPLAGEAGASNVADYATQFMGTPYVWGGNDVYRGIDCSGFVKKMYGAIGKELPRTAAEQAMVGEPIYRLENLRKGDRLYFWDKNRAKIGHTGIYLGNGNFVHSSSGKHGVSTDYLGSQKWLRILVAARR, encoded by the coding sequence ATGAGAACTCCCGGATCTACGTTAACCATCGTCTCCGCGTTTTGCATCCTATCCGCTGTCGCACCCGCGGCTAGCGGCGATCGAATCGTGCTCGGCAACGTGGGTAAGGCAAACAGCGCCGCCTCCATTCATACGCGGCCAAACTCGCGGTCGTCGGTCTATTACAAAGTCAAACCAGACGCCTACCTGATCGTCCGCAGCTTCCGCAGCGCCGCTTGGATGCAGGTCTACATGAATAACGGCGCCTACGGTTACGTCGAGTCGAAGCTAGTGACTCAGTTGCCGTACGAGGTTACGGGCAAGGCGCCGGCAAGGAGCACTCGCGGCTATCTTGCCTCGAGGGGCAGCCGCACTCCGCTTGCCGGAGAGGCAGGGGCATCGAACGTCGCCGACTACGCCACTCAGTTCATGGGCACGCCCTACGTATGGGGCGGCAACGACGTCTATCGCGGCATCGACTGCTCTGGATTCGTTAAAAAGATGTACGGCGCGATCGGCAAGGAGCTCCCCCGCACCGCCGCCGAGCAAGCCATGGTCGGCGAACCGATCTATCGACTGGAGAATCTCCGCAAGGGAGACCGCCTTTACTTCTGGGACAAGAACCGCGCCAAGATCGGCCACACCGGCATCTATCTCGGCAACGGAAATTTCGTCCACTCCTCCAGCGGTAAGCACGGCGTCTCCACCGACTACCTCGGCTCGCAGAAATGGCTCCGGATCCTCGTCGCCGCAAGGCGATAA
- the purQ gene encoding phosphoribosylformylglycinamidine synthase subunit PurQ — MKVAVLKFPGSNCDQDAFHALRDDLGVGAEYVWHEDTSLSGFDAVFVPGGFSYGDYLRCGAMASRAPIMDEVRRFASEGRPIIGACNGFQILCEAGLLPGALLLNERQKFICKDVYLKAENRTSIWTEGVDRILRIPIAHGEGRYVVDAETLRTIEGEGRVAFRYVDPSGNRVDEYNANGSVDAIAGVLNERGNVLGLMPHPERATRELLGSTDGLLILRGLARVMASL, encoded by the coding sequence ATGAAGGTCGCCGTCCTTAAATTCCCTGGTTCGAACTGCGATCAAGACGCATTTCACGCCCTTCGGGACGATCTCGGCGTGGGCGCCGAGTATGTGTGGCACGAAGATACGTCCCTCTCTGGGTTCGACGCCGTCTTCGTTCCGGGCGGATTCTCGTACGGCGACTACTTGCGTTGCGGGGCGATGGCTTCGCGCGCACCGATCATGGATGAGGTCCGCCGTTTCGCGTCCGAAGGCCGCCCAATCATCGGCGCATGCAACGGATTCCAGATCCTCTGCGAGGCCGGCCTTCTGCCGGGAGCGCTGCTCCTCAACGAACGGCAGAAGTTCATCTGCAAGGACGTCTATCTTAAGGCCGAGAACCGCACATCCATTTGGACCGAAGGGGTTGACAGGATCCTGCGAATCCCGATCGCCCACGGCGAGGGGCGTTACGTGGTCGACGCGGAAACGCTCCGAACAATCGAAGGCGAAGGACGCGTGGCGTTCCGTTATGTCGACCCTTCCGGAAATCGCGTCGACGAATATAACGCGAATGGATCGGTTGACGCCATTGCCGGCGTACTAAATGAACGAGGGAACGTGCTGGGTCTGATGCCTCATCCGGAGCGGGCAACGCGCGAACTTCTCGGTTCAACCGACGGATTACTGATCCTTCGCGGCTTGGCTCGCGTCATGGCATCGCTGTAG